In one window of Candidatus Scalindua sp. DNA:
- a CDS encoding NAD(P)/FAD-dependent oxidoreductase — MIDKKQDKQMQENYDVVIVGAGPSGAMAARVLVEKGLRVLIIEKKRLPRYKICSGIIFRKSQDITDRYFGQIPKSAYVEPELLQGVRMWDCSGGYRDMPFSKEGRGAPNVWRSEFDHWLVRGSGAEVRDLFVFLGFDVEGDSLTLKCRDMREEREVRVTGKYLVSAEGGKSLIRAQLDPEFENGLRWFVAYQNYYEGESDLDPNLYHGFLDPQYGDVYAWFSVKDGLQIFGTAVKKGSMIAPYLMKYTEFLKDQFSLKLKEMVRKSGCVGNNMCPEGKFYLGKGNVLLVGEAGGFLNAFGEGISCALTSGLCAGEAIIKCLESGESALSLYTELTKHERRLTRLSWRMGGKMAGRNLMPL; from the coding sequence ATGATCGATAAGAAACAGGATAAACAGATGCAGGAAAATTACGACGTGGTAATTGTGGGAGCCGGTCCTTCCGGTGCGATGGCCGCACGGGTGCTGGTAGAGAAGGGACTGAGAGTGCTGATAATTGAGAAAAAGAGACTACCTCGATACAAGATATGCTCTGGAATCATATTCAGGAAATCACAAGATATAACAGACAGATATTTTGGGCAAATCCCGAAATCTGCTTATGTGGAGCCCGAGCTACTGCAGGGAGTCCGGATGTGGGATTGCAGTGGAGGCTACCGTGATATGCCATTCAGTAAGGAGGGGAGAGGGGCACCAAATGTTTGGCGGTCAGAATTTGATCACTGGCTTGTTCGCGGTTCTGGCGCAGAGGTTCGGGATCTTTTCGTTTTTTTGGGTTTTGATGTTGAAGGCGACTCTTTAACACTCAAATGCCGGGATATGAGAGAAGAGAGGGAAGTTCGTGTTACCGGTAAGTACCTGGTAAGTGCGGAGGGTGGCAAATCCTTGATTCGGGCTCAGCTTGATCCGGAGTTTGAAAATGGATTGAGATGGTTTGTTGCATATCAGAATTACTATGAAGGTGAATCAGACCTTGACCCCAATCTCTATCATGGTTTTCTTGATCCGCAATACGGTGACGTCTATGCATGGTTTAGTGTGAAGGACGGACTGCAGATATTTGGTACAGCAGTAAAGAAGGGGAGCATGATTGCTCCCTATCTCATGAAATATACTGAATTTTTGAAGGATCAATTCAGTCTGAAACTCAAGGAGATGGTTAGAAAGTCTGGTTGCGTGGGAAACAATATGTGTCCGGAGGGTAAATTTTATCTGGGCAAGGGAAACGTGCTGCTGGTTGGAGAAGCAGGTGGGTTTTTGAACGCATTTGGCGAGGGTATATCCTGTGCACTTACATCGGGTTTATGTGCCGGAGAGGCCATAATTAAATGTTTGGAGTCCGGAGAAAGTGCGCTTTCCTTATATACGGAGCTTACGAAACATGAAAGAAGACTCACCCGGCTGTCATGGAGGATGGGGGGGAAGATGGCGGGCAGGAATCTTATGCCCTTATAG
- a CDS encoding DUF456 domain-containing protein, which produces MIKVTCSLKHEGTAIIILIISLIIMFAGLMGIVLPIVPSTPVIWFGAFLYAFFDGFNKITWMMLIIFAAMTIFSLVLDYFGGIIGAKKFGATRWGIIGSIIGGIVGFFTGGLVGLIFGPFFGAVLFEILFGKDFKTAFKSGVGTIVGFLGGAVAKLVISVVMIGIFIWKVF; this is translated from the coding sequence ATGATAAAGGTAACCTGTTCACTAAAACACGAGGGTACTGCTATCATAATCTTAATCATATCATTAATTATAATGTTTGCAGGCTTAATGGGGATAGTGCTTCCTATTGTTCCCAGTACGCCCGTTATCTGGTTTGGCGCGTTTCTCTATGCATTTTTTGATGGCTTTAACAAGATAACCTGGATGATGCTCATCATCTTTGCTGCCATGACCATATTCTCGTTAGTACTCGATTACTTTGGAGGTATTATCGGGGCAAAGAAATTCGGAGCGACAAGGTGGGGTATCATTGGATCTATCATAGGGGGAATCGTAGGCTTCTTTACGGGCGGCTTGGTTGGCTTAATCTTTGGCCCCTTTTTCGGCGCGGTATTATTCGAGATACTGTTTGGTAAGGATTTTAAGACTGCCTTTAAATCAGGGGTTGGTACAATAGTCGGTTTCCTTGGTGGTGCAGTAGCAAAGCTCGTCATCAGTGTTGTCATGATTGGGATCTTTATCTGGAAGGTGTTTTAG
- a CDS encoding BrnT family toxin, translated as MEFEWDKKKAASNEIKHGVSFQEAGTIFGDPLALTYNDPDHSINENRYITFGISRLGKNLVVSHTERGDKTRIISARQMTKNERTIYEEG; from the coding sequence ATGGAATTTGAATGGGATAAAAAAAAAGCAGCATCAAATGAAATAAAACATGGTGTCTCATTTCAAGAGGCTGGTACAATATTTGGTGATCCATTAGCTTTAACATACAATGATCCAGATCACTCAATTAACGAAAATCGATATATTACTTTTGGAATTTCAAGACTGGGCAAGAACTTGGTAGTGTCCCATACTGAGCGTGGCGATAAAACCAGGATCATTAGTGCTCGCCAAATGACAAAGAATGAAAGGACAATATATGAAGAAGGTTAA
- a CDS encoding DUF262 domain-containing protein, with protein sequence MSYESQSIRDAIEEVNRTYFLPAIQREFVWDTYRVEKLFDSIMGDYPISSFLFWKVREENKKDWASYEFIRNFDQDAPHNIYTELSGINKDIYLILWP encoded by the coding sequence ATGTCATATGAATCGCAAAGCATCAGGGATGCTATTGAGGAAGTTAATAGGACATACTTCCTGCCAGCGATACAAAGAGAGTTCGTTTGGGACACATATCGCGTAGAAAAGCTGTTTGATTCAATAATGGGTGATTATCCGATTAGCTCATTTTTGTTCTGGAAAGTTAGAGAAGAAAATAAGAAGGACTGGGCTTCTTATGAATTCATCAGAAATTTTGACCAAGACGCCCCACACAACATTTACACTGAACTATCTGGAATCAACAAAGACATATACCTTATTTTATGGCCATAA
- a CDS encoding ATP-binding protein has translation MKKSIFFKIFGGYLFVICTLSALIIPLSFKAIKVHHIDTLTNSLRNLGLTLQLKITPLLAEGRFDKLDILVKSLGSQIQSRITVIDSTGLVLADSEKNPELLDNHRKRPEIMEALKGEVGKTLRFSTTVTEEMLYVAIPMESDGHITHILRMSLFLKDIKSLLHLLKRNILIITMIIVTFSLLAALFFSRNLSKPIRALNRASRKVAHGDFDVRVILRNKDELKELADSFNYMTDQIKTLFSKLSYQKEELKNIITSIKEGLCVLDRKGKILICNKSFERIVQNNSAKGKFYWEVLRELTFGELIKKARKEKTNLESEVVLEEKVYLCSATFCNKDELVATLHDITKIRNLEKTKKDFIVNVSHELRTPLTAIKGFIETMEDGIEEKNKYYLDIIKRNTDRVITIVDDLLLLSKLEEKNTGLESGEVNLKVLIENVLKIFSQRLTEKNIQLRYTTDEALPLLFADPFKLEQVFINLIDNAIKYTEKGEIQISLHRQGNEVTIQISDTGIGIPKKHLSRIFERFYVVDQSRSRKLGGAGLGLSIVKHIVLLHKGRIAVENIPGSGTKFIISLPIHQINSAG, from the coding sequence ATGAAAAAATCAATTTTTTTTAAAATTTTTGGCGGTTACTTATTTGTCATATGCACTCTTTCAGCCTTAATCATCCCCCTCTCTTTTAAAGCAATAAAAGTTCATCACATAGACACCCTGACAAACAGCCTGAGAAACCTGGGCCTGACGCTGCAATTAAAGATAACTCCCCTTTTAGCTGAAGGCAGATTTGACAAACTGGACATATTGGTCAAGAGTCTCGGAAGCCAGATACAGTCCCGAATTACGGTCATAGACTCGACAGGTTTAGTCCTGGCTGATTCCGAAAAAAATCCAGAATTACTGGACAATCACAGAAAAAGACCCGAAATAATGGAGGCCCTAAAAGGTGAGGTCGGTAAAACGTTGCGTTTCAGTACTACCGTTACAGAAGAGATGCTGTATGTTGCAATTCCAATGGAGAGTGACGGACATATCACCCATATCCTGAGAATGAGCCTTTTCTTAAAGGATATAAAGAGCCTACTCCACTTATTAAAGAGAAATATTCTCATTATAACCATGATTATCGTTACCTTCTCACTGCTGGCTGCACTTTTCTTTTCACGGAATTTATCGAAACCGATCAGGGCATTGAACAGGGCATCCCGCAAGGTAGCTCATGGAGATTTCGATGTCAGAGTCATTCTCCGCAATAAAGACGAGCTCAAAGAGCTTGCAGATAGTTTTAATTATATGACAGACCAGATAAAGACTCTTTTTTCCAAACTCTCGTATCAAAAAGAGGAACTTAAAAACATTATCACCTCAATCAAAGAGGGGCTTTGTGTGCTGGACAGGAAAGGAAAGATACTCATCTGTAATAAGAGCTTTGAACGGATCGTACAGAACAATTCTGCTAAAGGGAAATTTTACTGGGAGGTCTTAAGAGAGCTTACCTTTGGTGAATTGATAAAAAAGGCAAGAAAGGAGAAAACAAACCTTGAGAGTGAGGTAGTGCTGGAGGAGAAGGTATATTTGTGCAGCGCTACTTTCTGCAATAAAGATGAATTGGTTGCGACGCTTCACGATATAACAAAGATCAGGAATCTCGAAAAGACAAAAAAAGATTTTATAGTAAATGTTTCACACGAGTTACGAACACCGCTTACGGCGATAAAGGGATTTATTGAGACTATGGAAGATGGCATCGAAGAGAAGAATAAATATTATCTGGATATCATCAAGAGAAATACAGACAGGGTGATCACCATCGTTGACGATTTGCTGTTATTGTCAAAGCTGGAAGAAAAAAATACCGGCCTGGAATCAGGAGAGGTGAATTTAAAAGTTCTGATAGAAAACGTTCTCAAGATCTTCAGCCAGAGATTAACAGAGAAGAACATACAGTTACGTTACACTACCGATGAGGCGCTTCCCCTCCTCTTTGCAGACCCGTTTAAACTGGAACAGGTATTTATAAACTTAATTGACAACGCCATCAAGTATACTGAAAAAGGAGAGATTCAAATCTCATTACACCGACAGGGAAATGAGGTCACCATCCAGATATCAGATACCGGAATAGGTATTCCGAAAAAACACCTGTCCAGAATTTTTGAAAGATTTTATGTGGTGGACCAATCCCGATCGAGAAAACTTGGAGGAGCAGGCCTGGGGCTTTCAATTGTAAAACATATTGTGCTGTTACATAAAGGGAGAATAGCGGTTGAAAACATACCGGGTAGCGGAACAAAATTTATCATTTCCCTGCCCATACACCAGATAAATTCTGCGGGTTAG